ACGATCAGCGGACGCTCGGCACCGGCGAGCAGCGAGATCGCCTTGTCCACCGCGTCGACCTCCGGCATCTGCTTGGGTGCCGGATCGACCACGCGCCACAGCGTCTTCTTGGCCTTCTCGGCGTCGATCACCTCGCCGAGCACCGCGGCAGGGATGTCCAGATAGACGCCACCGGGACGGCCGGAGGCGGCGGTGCGGATCGCGCGCGCGATGCCGCGTCCGATGTCCTCGGCCCGCGATACTCGGTAGGCGGCCTTGGCGAAGAGCCTCGCGGCCGCCAGCTGGTCCATCTCCTCGTAGTCGCCGCGTTGCAGATCGACCAGGTGGCGTTCACTGGATCCGGAGATCTGCACCATCGGGAAGCAGTTGGTGGTGGCGTTGGCAAGCGCGACAAGGCCATTGAGGAATCCCGGTGCCGAAACGGTCAGGCAGATGCCGGGCTTCTGGGTGAGGAAGCCGGCGGCGGCCGCAGCGTGGCCGGCGTCGCTCTCATGCCGGAACCCGATGTAGCGCAAGCCGGACGCCTGAGCGAGGCGAGCCAGATCGGTGATCGGGATCCCGACCACCCCATAGATGGTCTGTACGTCGTTGAGCTTCAGCGCATCGACTACCAGATGGATTCCATCGGTGAGCGCGCCGGGCTCGTCGGTACTCGCCGCCTCGGTGTCTCGCGTGGGAGCGACGGTCATGGTGTGAGCCTTCCTAGCTGATGGGTTATTCCCTTACCAGGATTGACTTTTCACCTTGTTTCTCAGCCCGTCCAAGACCTGTCGTCAACCGGTCGATAAACGGCAGTTATCACGCGCTCGAAGAACGAAGCCGATGCGGATCAGCGATTTCAGCGGGACTTCACTTCAGCAGCCAGTGTTCGGCTTGGAGGTCGAACTCGTCGTCCAGGCGCGCCCCCGCAGCGACATTGACGAATGCGCGGGCAGCTGCCGACCCGCGGCCGGCATGGATCGCCAGCGAGATCTGCGCGGTGGTCTCGGGTTGGATCAACCGCACCGCCCTGGCCGATCCGAGCTGGGGAACGGCCCGCAGCCAGGTGTGGGGCACCACGCTCGCCCACGCGCCGGTGGCCACCAGTGCGTACAGCGACGCCACCGAGTCGGTTTCCACCTGTGGCGATGGTGTCACGCCGTTCTCGGCGAACGCCTTGTCGATGAACTGCCGGAACCTCATGTGGGGCTCGAGCAGGGCCAACGGGAGCTGCGCGGCGTCGGACCAGGTGATGCTGCGCGCACCGGGTGCGATCTGTTCTCCGGAGACCAGCAGCACGTACCGCTCCTTGTACAACGGCACCATCTCGAGCCCGGCGCGATCCTCCGGTCCGAAATGTGCGATCGCGGCATCGAGTTCGAAGTCGCGGAGTTGACGCAGCAGTTCCGCCGATGACAGACGAGAGGATATGGAGACCTTGGCCTTCGGGTGCAGATTGCAGAATGCGGCGACCGGAAGAGCCGTGGTGGTCGACACCGTCGGTCCGGTGCCCAGCCGTAACGTGCCGGAGATCCCGGTGCGCAATGCGGCAGCTTCGGCCTTGAGGCCGTCATGCTCGGCGAGCAGGCGCTTCGCCCACACCACGAGCCGTTCCCCTTCGAGCGTCAGGCCCTCGAAGTTCTGGCCGCGGTGGATCAGCGTGACGTCGAGTTCACGCTCGAGCTTCGCGATTGCCGTGGACAGGGCCGGCTGCGAGACGTAGCAGAGTTCGGCGGCCCTGGCGAAGTGACGCTCGCGGGCCACGGCGACGAAGTACTCCAACTGGCGCAACAGCATGAGCGTCCCTCCAGGTTCCCGGATCCGTCCGTCCGTTCCCTTTTGTATGCAGTATTCGGTATCCTGTCATAGTACGCAATGCCGCGCCGTCGAAAGGCAATTTCTCGTGACCGAGACAGACACCGCCATCAGCCCCTCCTGGCTCGCCCAGGCCGTCGTGGCCGCATCCTCCGAGGCCATCGT
This genomic window from Mycolicibacterium goodii contains:
- a CDS encoding LysR family transcriptional regulator, coding for MLLRQLEYFVAVARERHFARAAELCYVSQPALSTAIAKLERELDVTLIHRGQNFEGLTLEGERLVVWAKRLLAEHDGLKAEAAALRTGISGTLRLGTGPTVSTTTALPVAAFCNLHPKAKVSISSRLSSAELLRQLRDFELDAAIAHFGPEDRAGLEMVPLYKERYVLLVSGEQIAPGARSITWSDAAQLPLALLEPHMRFRQFIDKAFAENGVTPSPQVETDSVASLYALVATGAWASVVPHTWLRAVPQLGSARAVRLIQPETTAQISLAIHAGRGSAAARAFVNVAAGARLDDEFDLQAEHWLLK